The following nucleotide sequence is from Deltaproteobacteria bacterium.
ATCGCCCGCCGTGCGGCGGCTTCGTACGTCAAGGAGGGGAAAGTCCCGAAGGAACGCCCCGAATCGCAGAAGCTTGCGGAGCCCGGGGCGGCCTTCGTCACCCTGACGCGCGAAGGGCGGCTGCGCGGGTGCATCGGCTACACCGAGGCGACAGGCCCGCTTTACAGGACGGTTCAGGAGTGCGCGGTGGCGGCCGCCACCGAGGACCCGAGGTTCTCGCCGGTCCGGCCGGGAGAGGTGGAAGACATAAGGATCGAGATATCCGTGCTGACGCCGCTCATCCCCGTGCGTGCGGAAGAAGTGGCGGTCGGCGTCCACGGGCTTTTGGTCCGAAAGGGAGCGAGGCGCGGGTTGCTGTTGCCGCAGGTGGCTTCGGAATACGGATGGGACAGGAAGGAGTTCCTTTCCCACACCTGTCGGAAAGCGGGGCTTCCTGCCGACGAATGGGAAAAAGGGGCCGAACTGTTCTCGTTCACCGCGGAGGTATTCGGCGAGTAGGTCCGGAAACTTCGGTCTTGTCCTTCAGCTTCATTTTCAATACCTTTCCCTGGCTGTTCCTGGGCAGCGAAGCCATGAAATCGACCGAATGGGGAACCTTGAATGCTGCCATGTTTTCCCTGCAATGGGAAAGGATGGCGTCGGCGTTCGCCCTTGCCCCTTCCTTCAGGGCGACGACGGCCACGGGAACTTCTCCCAGGAGATAATCCGGACGCCCGATGACCGCTGCCTCTTTCACATCGGGATGCTCCGATAGGATATCCTCGATTTCCCGCGGATAGACCCAGATTCCTCCTACGGAAAGCGCGTCGCGCTTCCGGTCGACGATGTAGATGTATCCATCCTCGTCCACGGAGGCCATGTCGCCGGTGTAAAGCCATCCGGCCCGCAATGCGAAGACGGTGTACCCCGGATCGCGGAAATATCCCTCGAAGACGTTGGGGCCTCGCGCGGTGATTTCGCCGATCCGATGGGGGCCGACCGGCTTCCCGGATTCGTCGACGACACGGACCTCGACCCCAATGGCCTCCTTGCCCACCGACATAAGCGTCCGCATGTACGGCGAGCCTTCTTCGAGCGAATGGTCTTCGGCATGGAGGAACGTCAGGACGCCGGCCGATTCCACCAGCCCGTAGGACTGCACCAGCCTGCAACGGAAGAACCGGATGGCGCGCTTCTGGAGATCAATGGGGATCCACGTTCCTCCGTAGAGGACCATGCGAAGGGTCGCGAGATTGAATTCCGGCGCGGCGGGAAAGTCCAGTATGCGCGCCATCATGGAAGGAGTGAGCAGAAGGTGTGTGATCTTGCGGTGCTCGATCGTCCGAAGCACCTCCCCGGGGTCGAAATCCCGCAGGATGACGATCGTCCCTCCCATGTACTGGAACCGCAGCAGCCGCCCTGTTCCCGTCATGAACGGAAGCGGCGTGCAGGACAGGTAAACGTCGTTCCGGGAAAGGCCGAGCTCCAGCGCCGCGGATGCGGATGCCGCCATCAGGTTCCGGTGTGTAAGCATCGCTCCTCGCGGAGTCCCGGAGATGCCGCCGGTATATATGACCATTGCGATGTCGAATTCCGAAAGGGGCGGTTCGTCTGCCGTTCGCGGGTCCGGCGGCTGTTCCGTTTCCGCCGGGACTGAACCCCGTGGCTGCGTTCCCACCGGGACGAACCAGGTCAGGGACGGCGAGACTTCCCTTATCCGGTCCGCCACGGCCTTGAATTCCTCGGAATACAGAAGGGCCTTGACGTCGGCGTG
It contains:
- the amrA gene encoding AmmeMemoRadiSam system protein A, coding for MAPYLTKEERLELLAIARRAAASYVKEGKVPKERPESQKLAEPGAAFVTLTREGRLRGCIGYTEATGPLYRTVQECAVAAATEDPRFSPVRPGEVEDIRIEISVLTPLIPVRAEEVAVGVHGLLVRKGARRGLLLPQVASEYGWDRKEFLSHTCRKAGLPADEWEKGAELFSFTAEVFGE
- a CDS encoding AMP-binding protein, producing MLIHDILARNARIHPERVALAAEEENVTYRELAARVGRRSADLKAMGIGKGDRVAVLMRNSPLYVELLYAIPRTGAAMLPLNEQMIARELSAILLHADVKALLYSEEFKAVADRIREVSPSLTWFVPVGTQPRGSVPAETEQPPDPRTADEPPLSEFDIAMVIYTGGISGTPRGAMLTHRNLMAASASAALELGLSRNDVYLSCTPLPFMTGTGRLLRFQYMGGTIVILRDFDPGEVLRTIEHRKITHLLLTPSMMARILDFPAAPEFNLATLRMVLYGGTWIPIDLQKRAIRFFRCRLVQSYGLVESAGVLTFLHAEDHSLEEGSPYMRTLMSVGKEAIGVEVRVVDESGKPVGPHRIGEITARGPNVFEGYFRDPGYTVFALRAGWLYTGDMASVDEDGYIYIVDRKRDALSVGGIWVYPREIEDILSEHPDVKEAAVIGRPDYLLGEVPVAVVALKEGARANADAILSHCRENMAAFKVPHSVDFMASLPRNSQGKVLKMKLKDKTEVSGPTRRIPPR